The Flavobacterium sp. HJ-32-4 genome contains a region encoding:
- a CDS encoding T9SS sorting signal type C domain-containing protein — MKSYSLFAFVFFLFVGTMFGQCPDNPPGDQLTSGTNSWIGYVYAETDASTPPSNAFSTTYRGMIMANAQFDMDLGADALSGPDLCGTYTNNFAIRYRMEKTFTPGFYGFTVGGADGYRLSVDGGSTYILSNWTNHPYETTSASVYLDGPVELLLEYYNQNSITRISFSYTECTNRSTAPTGLIVPEESCVNAPITLAATGGYEAPGALYEWGTGNSVGANILPGLSTATVTVTPAATTTYWVRRIDAAPCNVTTSGVTATVTVSPVSSAPTAINGNTTVCFGTNTTLTAVGYVGSIQWQSSTDGTVFIDVPGETAPSYSLENVTTNLFVRTFVQNGSCAGVYSAPVAITATTSSVSGFVSGGDVVCVGTNSSTLMLSGYVGTIQWQSSTDNTAFTDIPGETNNTLTIIDLTESRFYRARVRNGVCQAVFSNATSIIVKPLAVPGTAVGSNAFVCPGPNMTTLSLSGFLGTLQWEQSTDGVTYSPIANATSALYTANNLTTTTYFRAAVSNAPCTKVYSNAVLVTVNTLPSLTISGSSVLCAGQNSNLLTVSGTADTYQWQSSTDNATFTDIAGATGTSYTANNIAVGTLYRVRATNGPCEWFSPIFNVSAVASPNAGTVSGQTTVCASTNSTTLTLTGSNGSIQWQSSTDAVTFTNIPGAVASAFTAINISATTHYRVMVSNGICPPVYSNVATLTYSAAVAGTISGGGTICQGGVATLTVTGSNGSIQWQSSTNNTTFTNITGATGPIYLAVGLTANTYFRARISGGSCGTAFSPSTLVTVVSGIPTGIISAPGTNSNTALGIVSGSNNTVMTLTGASGTYQWQSSPDNLVFTDIPGATSTTYTAINLTATTYYRVAISQGGCVVYCPVFALTLCGIPAGDPSTYGTGGNWRIYMYAEHEGANPPADPFNASLFKGWTNSVGIENFDFTMGNIGVINGTGTICGANWGFKNKAYRYRLTKNFAASTYIFRVGSNGGYRLSVDGGATWIINQWNSTGTYNATSSAPVSLSGNVNLVIEYFNLATYNARHTFNSCDQASATAIPNIIGPDTMCLNTNATLGINFNYGASCQWGTGTTAGQNAISGAIFNLIAVSPTQTTTYWVRRFNPVCNTYGAAAFKTITVNPAVPVPSEMPYGNEKWIGYVYASKTFTNATTPAIAFGSSYAYAGYITTPSDTFSYTAYGPGSITTVPTQFLTSTLCGYFERSFSIRYKMTKNFTAGYYTFTVAGNDRFRLSLDGGATWVAESWPAGGAPVITPSVTYSTYLSGSKDLVLEFNQHADTYVLSFSYVACTNLSTPPTTISGTTTICSGNSTTLTASGGTHVTGSTYEWGTGSVIGENVLTTSAATLTVSPTTTTTYWVRRKNAPACAQTTGSNTAPVYTTGITTTVTVAGANAIAGTITGGGATVCGGTNSTVLTLTGSLGTIQWQTSTNNTNWTNIPGATSATYTATNLTTNTYYRVVLNNGGCSAATTASVNILVLPGSVAGTVSGGGSVCAGQNSASLSASGYSGSVQWQSSADNITFADITGATGATLNVFNLSATTYYRIKVANGSCPAVTSSSVAVTVNPLSVAGVATGNNTVCSGINSSTLTLAGYLGDVQWQSSSDNVTFANIPSATGPSYTATNLMSTTYYRAIITNGACLSVTSNAVVVIVNPSPLAGTISGAATVCFGNNATTLTLTGNTDSIQWQSSTDNVNFTTIPFATSPTLTVYNLVTTTYYRVVLSNGICTSTSPESVAIQVDPLSVAGSILGSTTVCSGNSAQLLLTGSVGTIQWQSSTDDEVFTDIPGANTPVLTTDNLEATTFYRAIVTSGICSSSTTTSAVVYVRPSSVPGTASGGTTVCSGINATPLTLTGYVGNIQWQSSTDNINFTNLSGATSDVYTAVNLTGTRFYRAVVTTNLCSSTLSNTVEVTVLPFPTAGTISISGTTLSTISVCSGSNSTLLNLVGSAGSPQWQSSPDNITYTDIDGATATSLTLTNVTATTYYRAVISSNLCGASQTSSPILIKIPPVVTYNGFWSGIPSATTDVVVASNYTLANNLSVCSCQVNAGAQVTIPSGRTLQVQRDITVDPTGSLTVENTGSILQIDDAAINSGIITYKRNTMPLKQDDYTYYSSPVTGQTLGGVASPSFHYSFDTLSNTWVGETPITLMVPGKGYIVRAPDNLDYTTPLILTTFFMGTPINGLVTAPISKAGENKYNLIGNPYPSAIDIDRFILDPANTNLVNGTIYLWSHNTAISTDNPGPDTLNYNGSDYAKYNLTGGVSTANPALTGGNIPSGKIAAGQGFFIEANDNLADGTYSAVFSNRMRIIGQNSQFFRSAALMQTPTASDKNRLWLGLSNAAGLYDQTLVGYVDGATNEFDTKFDGRVYPAGNPVSLYSLLLPERLCIQGRALPFDTSEIIPLGYTALVAGDFEIALDAYDGLFEGQDVFLLDKTSDTYHNLKTTPYSFTTEIGTFEERFEIRFNAPLSSEDFETTPVHIRYFDGAIRIASDASSIESVVIFDLLGKRLFTETDIASTSLEIPRLPIANQMVIVKVVLDNGQEYHKKMAL, encoded by the coding sequence ATGAAATCGTATAGTCTTTTCGCTTTCGTTTTTTTCCTGTTCGTCGGTACGATGTTTGGCCAGTGTCCTGACAACCCGCCGGGCGACCAGTTGACCAGTGGTACCAACTCGTGGATCGGCTATGTCTATGCCGAAACCGATGCCTCGACCCCTCCATCGAATGCCTTTTCGACCACCTATCGTGGGATGATTATGGCGAATGCCCAATTCGACATGGATCTGGGTGCCGATGCCCTTTCGGGTCCGGATCTGTGTGGCACCTACACCAATAACTTCGCCATCCGGTACCGGATGGAAAAAACCTTTACTCCGGGCTTTTACGGATTTACCGTAGGTGGTGCGGATGGGTACCGGCTTAGCGTCGATGGTGGTAGCACCTATATCCTATCCAACTGGACAAACCATCCATATGAGACCACCTCGGCCTCCGTTTACCTAGACGGTCCTGTAGAACTGTTACTCGAATACTACAACCAAAACAGCATAACGAGGATTAGCTTTTCTTATACAGAATGCACCAACCGTTCTACCGCTCCCACCGGCCTTATCGTCCCGGAGGAAAGCTGTGTGAACGCACCCATTACCCTCGCAGCAACCGGGGGCTACGAAGCACCGGGTGCGCTTTACGAATGGGGCACCGGCAACTCGGTTGGGGCTAACATCCTACCCGGACTTTCCACAGCTACCGTAACGGTAACGCCAGCTGCTACCACTACGTATTGGGTTCGCCGCATCGATGCGGCACCTTGTAACGTAACCACTTCGGGCGTTACGGCCACTGTCACCGTCTCCCCCGTTTCCAGCGCACCAACCGCCATAAACGGGAATACCACTGTTTGTTTCGGTACGAATACCACGCTCACCGCAGTTGGCTATGTGGGCAGTATCCAGTGGCAAAGTTCAACAGACGGAACGGTTTTCATTGATGTACCGGGCGAAACGGCGCCTTCCTATTCGCTTGAGAATGTAACGACGAACCTGTTTGTGCGAACGTTCGTACAGAACGGCAGCTGCGCGGGTGTCTATTCAGCTCCCGTTGCGATAACTGCTACCACTTCATCCGTTTCCGGATTTGTATCCGGCGGAGATGTAGTATGTGTAGGCACCAACAGTAGCACCCTGATGCTGTCTGGATATGTAGGCACCATCCAATGGCAGTCTTCAACCGATAATACGGCGTTTACCGACATACCGGGCGAAACAAATAACACACTCACCATTATCGACCTCACGGAAAGCCGCTTTTACAGGGCTCGGGTTCGCAACGGCGTTTGCCAGGCCGTGTTCTCCAATGCCACAAGCATCATCGTCAAACCGTTGGCCGTACCTGGAACGGCCGTTGGCTCAAATGCATTCGTATGCCCGGGCCCGAATATGACCACCCTGAGCCTATCCGGTTTTTTGGGTACCCTACAATGGGAGCAATCGACAGACGGGGTTACGTACAGCCCTATCGCCAATGCCACTTCCGCTTTGTATACAGCCAATAACCTGACCACCACTACATACTTCCGTGCAGCCGTATCGAACGCGCCCTGCACAAAGGTATATTCAAACGCGGTGCTCGTCACCGTCAACACGCTGCCGTCTTTGACGATCTCGGGTAGTAGTGTGTTGTGTGCCGGACAAAACAGCAACCTACTGACTGTAAGCGGCACCGCCGACACCTATCAATGGCAGTCATCAACCGATAATGCTACTTTTACGGATATTGCCGGTGCGACGGGCACATCCTACACAGCCAACAACATCGCCGTTGGCACCCTCTACCGCGTGCGGGCCACCAACGGACCCTGCGAGTGGTTTTCGCCTATTTTCAATGTCTCTGCCGTTGCCTCACCGAATGCAGGTACCGTATCGGGTCAAACGACCGTGTGTGCATCAACCAACTCAACGACCCTCACGCTTACCGGAAGTAACGGAAGCATACAATGGCAGTCGTCGACCGACGCGGTGACCTTCACCAACATACCGGGGGCAGTCGCTTCGGCGTTCACGGCCATCAATATTTCGGCGACGACCCACTACCGCGTAATGGTTTCAAACGGCATTTGTCCGCCCGTCTACAGCAACGTCGCGACGCTGACCTATTCGGCAGCGGTTGCGGGCACCATCTCCGGGGGCGGCACGATTTGCCAGGGAGGAGTGGCCACCCTCACCGTAACGGGTTCCAATGGCAGCATACAGTGGCAATCGTCAACTAACAACACTACGTTTACCAATATTACAGGGGCTACGGGTCCCATCTACCTGGCTGTCGGGCTGACAGCGAATACCTATTTCCGGGCGCGCATCTCGGGTGGAAGTTGCGGTACGGCCTTCTCACCTTCTACCCTTGTTACGGTGGTGTCGGGCATCCCGACCGGCATCATCAGCGCTCCTGGTACAAACAGCAACACCGCGTTAGGCATTGTATCCGGTTCCAACAATACGGTCATGACGTTAACGGGTGCGAGCGGCACCTATCAGTGGCAATCGTCTCCTGATAACCTGGTCTTTACAGACATCCCCGGTGCCACGTCCACTACGTACACAGCCATCAACCTTACGGCTACCACCTACTACCGCGTGGCTATCAGCCAGGGAGGTTGCGTCGTATACTGTCCGGTCTTCGCGCTGACGCTTTGTGGTATACCTGCAGGCGACCCTTCAACCTATGGCACGGGCGGAAACTGGCGGATTTATATGTATGCAGAACATGAGGGTGCCAACCCGCCCGCCGACCCTTTCAATGCTTCGCTTTTCAAAGGATGGACCAACTCTGTTGGCATCGAAAACTTCGATTTTACGATGGGCAACATCGGTGTCATAAATGGCACGGGAACCATTTGCGGCGCTAACTGGGGCTTCAAAAACAAAGCCTACCGTTATCGGTTGACCAAGAACTTCGCTGCCTCCACCTACATATTCCGCGTAGGGTCGAACGGCGGCTACCGTCTCAGTGTCGATGGGGGCGCCACCTGGATCATCAACCAATGGAACTCTACCGGCACCTACAACGCCACTTCTTCAGCGCCTGTGAGCCTGAGCGGCAATGTGAACCTGGTCATTGAATACTTCAACCTGGCGACCTATAATGCGCGACACACGTTCAACTCCTGCGACCAGGCATCCGCTACGGCGATACCGAACATCATTGGTCCGGATACGATGTGCCTGAATACGAATGCGACACTGGGCATTAATTTTAACTATGGCGCCAGCTGCCAGTGGGGAACGGGAACTACAGCAGGTCAAAATGCCATTTCAGGGGCCATCTTTAACCTTATTGCCGTCTCACCCACCCAAACCACTACCTACTGGGTACGTCGCTTTAACCCTGTGTGCAACACCTATGGCGCAGCGGCTTTCAAAACGATAACGGTCAACCCTGCGGTGCCGGTTCCATCAGAGATGCCGTATGGCAATGAAAAATGGATTGGGTATGTGTATGCGTCGAAGACCTTCACGAACGCCACAACGCCTGCCATTGCGTTTGGCAGTTCGTATGCCTATGCCGGTTACATAACCACCCCATCGGATACGTTCTCGTATACGGCCTACGGTCCGGGAAGCATCACGACCGTCCCGACTCAATTCCTGACCTCTACCCTCTGTGGGTATTTTGAACGATCCTTTTCCATTCGGTACAAAATGACGAAGAACTTTACCGCAGGCTACTACACGTTTACGGTAGCAGGAAACGACCGCTTTCGGCTGAGTCTGGACGGCGGCGCTACCTGGGTTGCCGAAAGCTGGCCAGCAGGAGGGGCTCCGGTCATAACTCCAAGTGTTACCTATTCGACCTATCTTAGCGGATCGAAGGACCTCGTCCTCGAATTCAACCAACATGCCGACACGTATGTACTGAGCTTCAGTTATGTCGCCTGTACCAACCTCTCTACTCCCCCCACGACAATTTCGGGCACAACCACTATTTGTAGCGGCAACAGTACGACCCTGACCGCTTCCGGGGGTACACATGTCACGGGCAGCACCTATGAATGGGGAACAGGTTCGGTCATAGGCGAAAACGTCCTCACGACCAGTGCGGCGACGCTGACGGTTTCTCCTACCACCACTACTACGTATTGGGTGCGCCGTAAAAACGCACCGGCCTGTGCCCAGACCACCGGTTCTAACACAGCGCCTGTATACACCACCGGAATTACGACCACCGTAACCGTAGCGGGCGCCAATGCCATCGCCGGCACCATAACCGGCGGAGGGGCGACCGTATGCGGGGGGACCAACAGCACCGTGCTGACGTTGACCGGCAGCCTGGGCACTATACAGTGGCAGACATCGACCAACAACACCAACTGGACCAACATTCCGGGTGCGACCAGTGCAACCTATACGGCTACCAACCTTACGACTAACACGTACTATCGCGTGGTGCTGAACAATGGAGGTTGCAGCGCTGCCACCACTGCTTCCGTCAACATCCTTGTATTACCTGGCTCCGTAGCGGGTACGGTATCCGGGGGCGGCAGTGTATGTGCGGGACAAAACAGTGCCAGCCTATCCGCCAGCGGTTATTCCGGAAGCGTGCAGTGGCAATCATCGGCCGATAACATTACCTTCGCTGACATAACGGGGGCAACGGGTGCGACGCTCAACGTGTTCAACCTTTCCGCCACGACCTACTACCGCATTAAGGTTGCCAACGGCAGTTGTCCGGCCGTTACGTCGTCTTCGGTTGCGGTAACCGTCAATCCACTGTCAGTTGCGGGCGTTGCAACCGGAAATAATACGGTGTGCTCGGGTATCAACAGTTCGACCTTGACCTTGGCAGGTTATTTGGGCGATGTACAATGGCAATCGTCAAGTGACAACGTTACATTCGCCAACATCCCATCGGCAACGGGTCCTTCGTATACGGCTACCAACCTTATGTCCACTACCTACTACCGTGCCATCATCACCAATGGCGCGTGTCTTTCGGTCACTTCGAATGCCGTGGTTGTCATCGTAAACCCGTCACCGCTTGCGGGCACGATCAGCGGGGCTGCGACGGTTTGTTTCGGAAACAACGCCACGACCCTTACGTTAACAGGTAATACCGACTCTATCCAATGGCAGTCATCGACCGACAACGTCAACTTTACGACGATTCCGTTTGCCACGTCCCCCACGCTGACCGTCTACAATTTGGTCACCACGACCTATTATCGCGTGGTGCTCTCAAATGGCATTTGTACGAGCACCTCGCCTGAGAGTGTGGCCATTCAGGTCGATCCGCTTTCGGTAGCGGGCAGCATACTCGGCTCCACCACGGTGTGTTCGGGTAACAGTGCCCAATTGCTACTTACGGGATCGGTGGGCACCATCCAGTGGCAATCGTCGACCGATGACGAAGTGTTCACCGATATCCCGGGAGCCAATACGCCGGTGCTGACAACCGACAACCTCGAAGCGACTACCTTCTATCGCGCTATCGTGACGAGTGGCATCTGTTCTTCGTCCACTACCACAAGCGCGGTGGTGTATGTACGCCCTTCGAGCGTACCCGGTACGGCAAGCGGTGGCACAACGGTTTGTTCGGGAATAAACGCGACACCCCTCACCCTGACAGGGTATGTAGGGAACATCCAGTGGCAGTCCTCTACCGATAACATCAATTTCACCAACCTTTCCGGTGCTACCAGCGATGTGTATACTGCTGTTAACTTAACGGGTACGAGGTTCTATCGTGCGGTGGTCACCACCAACCTCTGCTCGTCGACCCTTTCCAATACCGTTGAGGTAACGGTCCTTCCCTTCCCGACGGCTGGAACGATTTCCATCTCCGGCACGACACTTTCCACGATCAGTGTGTGTTCCGGTTCGAATTCAACCCTTCTCAACCTGGTTGGATCGGCCGGGTCACCACAATGGCAATCGTCGCCTGACAATATAACCTATACCGACATCGACGGCGCCACCGCTACGTCGCTGACCCTGACAAACGTAACCGCTACGACCTATTACCGGGCGGTGATATCGAGCAACCTGTGCGGCGCGTCGCAGACGAGTTCACCTATTCTGATTAAGATACCGCCGGTTGTCACGTATAACGGCTTCTGGTCGGGTATTCCAAGTGCGACCACGGATGTCGTCGTGGCATCCAACTATACACTGGCCAACAACCTCAGTGTTTGTTCGTGCCAGGTAAATGCGGGCGCACAGGTAACCATCCCGTCAGGAAGAACCCTTCAGGTGCAGCGCGATATTACGGTTGACCCAACAGGATCGCTCACTGTTGAAAATACGGGAAGCATCCTACAAATCGACGATGCGGCCATCAATTCGGGTATCATCACGTACAAACGGAATACGATGCCTCTCAAACAAGACGATTACACCTACTACAGTTCACCTGTGACGGGACAAACATTGGGTGGCGTTGCCTCGCCTTCGTTTCATTATTCCTTCGACACCCTTTCCAACACCTGGGTCGGCGAAACCCCCATCACGTTAATGGTCCCCGGCAAGGGCTATATTGTGCGGGCGCCCGATAACCTCGACTATACCACGCCGCTGATATTGACTACGTTCTTTATGGGAACTCCGATCAATGGATTGGTAACGGCCCCTATATCAAAAGCGGGGGAGAATAAGTATAACCTAATCGGGAATCCGTATCCGTCGGCAATTGATATCGACCGCTTCATTCTCGACCCAGCCAATACCAACCTGGTCAACGGCACGATTTATCTTTGGTCGCACAATACCGCCATTTCGACAGATAATCCGGGGCCGGATACGCTGAACTATAATGGTAGCGACTACGCGAAGTACAATCTCACAGGGGGTGTGAGTACGGCCAACCCAGCACTTACAGGAGGAAACATTCCTTCCGGTAAGATTGCAGCCGGACAGGGCTTCTTTATTGAAGCGAATGACAATCTCGCCGATGGCACCTACTCAGCGGTGTTCTCGAACCGCATGCGTATCATAGGCCAAAACAGCCAGTTCTTCCGGAGTGCGGCACTCATGCAAACTCCGACGGCCTCTGATAAAAATCGTTTGTGGCTTGGGCTTTCCAATGCGGCGGGGCTGTATGACCAGACACTTGTCGGCTATGTAGACGGTGCTACCAATGAATTCGACACCAAATTCGACGGACGCGTGTACCCTGCCGGTAATCCGGTATCGCTTTACTCGCTGTTACTGCCCGAACGCCTTTGCATCCAGGGACGGGCCTTACCGTTCGACACATCAGAGATTATACCCCTGGGCTATACCGCTTTGGTTGCCGGAGACTTTGAAATCGCACTTGACGCCTACGATGGACTGTTTGAGGGGCAGGATGTCTTCCTTCTCGATAAAACGTCGGATACTTATCACAACCTTAAGACGACTCCCTACTCGTTTACCACCGAGATCGGAACATTCGAAGAACGCTTCGAAATCAGGTTCAATGCACCGCTTTCGAGCGAAGATTTTGAAACCACGCCTGTTCACATCCGCTACTTTGATGGTGCTATCCGGATTGCAAGTGACGCGTCTTCCATTGAATCGGTCGTGATTTTCGACCTATTGGGAAAACGCCTTTTCACTGAAACAGACATCGCAAGTACTTCACTGGAAATACCACGTTTGCCAATTGCCAACCAGATGGTCATAGTAAAGGTGGTATTGGACAACGGACAGGAGTACCATAAGAAAATGGCCCTGTGA